The Impatiens glandulifera chromosome 8, dImpGla2.1, whole genome shotgun sequence genome includes a window with the following:
- the LOC124912351 gene encoding zinc finger BED domain-containing protein DAYSLEEPER-like, which yields MDTLPTENNALAVIEETAQPATKRRKKMSLVWEHFTIETISPECRRACCKRCKQTFAYSTGSKVSGTSHLKRHIAKGTCPLILKSQRQNQNESTSSLLIAPSNTDGIIQAPKRKYRTGNPSNLSNYVGFDSDRSRHEITRMIIMNDYPLHIVEHPGFVSFVKSLQPEFNLMSFNTVHGDCVATYLREKESLQRIVEGIPGRICLTIDTWTSAFSKGYVFLTGHFIDSEWKLHRKVLNVVLEHCLDSDLAFSHAVAACLSDWNMEGRLFSLSINHPLSVVGIDNLRALLSLRNPLILCGQLLVDNCLARALTHIALGAFRAGEATVRKVRDSVKYVKTSEPNEEIFNQLKQQLQVPSLKTLVIDDLSRWNTTYEMLVSASELREVFSCLDTVDPNYKLAPTMDDWKQVEVMCTYLKLLFDTANVLTNPALQTTNTFFHEAWKIQLELARAVTIEDPFVRYLTRPMQEAFDAYWKNCCLMLAIAVVMDPRFKMKLVEFSFKRIYGHDSVNYVKVVDEGLHELFIEYVALPPPLPLPLAPIYAEEEVNGEIFKQEESPNVGMVEDHTLALSDFDVFIIETTSQQERSELDQYLEESLLPRVHDFDVLGWWKINKMKYPTLSKMARDILTIPVCTVGPNSVFDTVMKEMDNYRCSLQPETVEALVCAKDWLKGEPKENSTAPVRMEFPI from the coding sequence ATGGATACCCTTCCAACCGAGAACAATGCACTTGCAGTTATTGAAGAAACGGCACAGCCAGCCACGAAACGTAGGAAAAAGATGTCTCTGGTCTGGGAACACTTCACAATCGAGACCATAAGCCCCGAATGCAGAAGAGCGTGTTGTAAGCGATGCAAACAAACATTTGCCTACAGTACCGGTTCAAAGGTATCCGGTACAAGCCACCTTAAACGACACATTGCCAAAGGTACTTGTCCCCTCATCCTCAAGAGTCAGCGACAGAACCAGAATGAGTCGACGTCTTCACTGTTGATCGCTCCTTCGAACACTGATGGAATAATTCAAGCACCAAAACGAAAGTATCGGACTGGGAATCCTTCTAACCTGTCTAACTATGTTGGGTTCGACTCCGATCGTTCTAGACATGAAATTACGAGGATGATCATTATGAATGACTACCCGCTTCACATTGTAGAACATCCCGGGTTCGTATCCTTTGTAAAGAGCCTCCAACCGGAGTTCAACTTGATGAGCTTCAACACTGTGCACGGAGATTGCGTAGCGACCTATCTCAGAGAGAAGGAGAGCCTACAGAGGATTGTGGAGGGAATCCCGGGTCGAATTTGTCTCACCATCGACACGTGGACCTCTGCCTTCTCCAAGGGATATGTCTTTCTCACGGGACATTTCATTGATAGTGAATGGAAGTTGCATAGGAAGGTTCTTAACGTCGTTCTTGAGCATTGTCTTGATTCCGATCTCGCGTTTTCCCATGCCGTTGCTGCTTGTCTTTCCGATTGGAATATGGAAGGCCGCCTGTTCTCGCTCTCAATTAATCATCCCTTGAGTGTAGTCGGAATTGACAATCTCCGAGCTCTACTGTCGTTGAGGAACCCACTTATTCTTTGCGGGCAATTGTTGGTCGACAATTGCCTTGCTAGAGCATTGACCCACATTGCATTGGGGGCATTTCGGGCTGGCGAAGCCACTGTGAGGAAAGTAAGGGATAGCGTGAAATACGTAAAGACATCAGAACCGAATGAGGAAATTTTCAATCAACTCAAACAACAACTTCAAGTGCCTAGTTTGAAGACGTTGGTTATCGACGATCTTTCTCGATGGAACACGACTTATGAAATGCTCGTATCTGCCTCCGAACTGAGGGAGGTCTTCTCTTGCTTGGACACTGTCGATCCGAATTACAAACTCGCCCCCACCATGGATGATTGGAAGCAAGTGGAGGTGATGTGCACTTACTTGAAACTCCTTTTTGATACGGCAAATGTATTGACGAATCCGGCTCTTCAAACGACGAACACGTTCTTCCATGAGGCGTGGAAGATCCAGTTAGAGCTCGCGCGAGCGGTGACCATCGAGGACCCTTTTGTACGTTATCTCACGAGACCGATGCAGGAGGCTTTCGACGCTTATTGGAAGAATTGTTGCCTCATGTTGGCTATTGCGGTTGTTATGGATCCTAGGTTCAAGATGAAGCTAGTTGAGTTTAGTTTCAAAAGGATCTACGGCCACGACTCGGTAAATTATGTCAAAGTTGTGGACGAGGGTCTCCACGAGCTCTTTATCGAGTATGTGGCTCTTCCTCCCCCGCTTCCGCTCCCACTTGCCCCTATTTACGCTGAAGAAGAAGTTAATGGCGAGATCTTCAAGCAAGAGGAGTCTCCAAACGTGGGCATGGTTGAGGATCATACATTGGCATTGAGTGATTTTGATGTTTTCATCATTGAGACGACAAGCCAACAAGAAAGGTCGGAATTGGACCAATACTTGGAAGAATCTTTGTTGCCCAGGGTTCACGATTTTGATGTTTTGGGCTGGTGGAAGATAAACAAGATGAAATACCCGACTCTTTCGAAGATGGCTCGCGATATATTGACTATCCCTGTATGCACTGTAGGTCCGAATTCGGTATTCGACACTGTGATGAAGGAAATGGACAACTACCGGTGTTCTTTGCAGCCAGAGACGGTTGAGGCTCTCGTTTGTGCCAAGGATTGGCTCAAAGGCGAACCTAAAGAGAATTCAACTGCACCGGTGAGGATGGAATTTCCTATCTAG